TTGTCTACCGCTAAACTCAATACTGTCTATGTCGTCAGCCCCGCGAAGGCGGGGCTAGGACTTTATTAGGTCTCGCACAAAGACACTAAGTCACAAAGGACTACTTTTTCCGCATAACGTGTTTGTGTCTTTGTGGCTTTGTGTGAACTAAGCCTTGGCCCCGGCTCGGCTAAGCCGAGTTTATCCTGAGCGCCTGCCTTGCAGGCAGTCGAAGGGCGGGGCCGACAAACTCTTCAATGTGCGCTAAGGCCAGGTCTCAACCCGTCGCCTTGGGCGTATCGGCATCCGCGCCCCATTCGGCCCAGCTGCCGTCATACAGCGCGACATCATTCTTGCCGAGCAAGGTCGCACCAAAGGCGAGAACCGAGGCTGTCATGCCCGAGCCACAGGTGGTGACAATCGGCTTGTCGAGATCAACACCGGCATCGGCAAAGGCCGCGCGCAGAGCGTCATCGGTCTTCCAGGTACCATCGCTGTTGAACAGCGCCATATGCGGCACATTGACAGAACCGGGGATATGGCCGCTGGCAATACCGGGACGCGGGTCTTCTTCCGCGCCGCTGAACCGGGCTGGCGGGCGCGCATCGACAACCTGCTCGTCCTTGCTGTGCAGATTGGCGAGCATCGCGGCCTTGTCGCGCAGATTCTTGTCATCCTGCCACACGGTGAAATGGCGGTGACGCAGCTGCTGCTTGCCATTCTCCAGTGCGCGGCCTTCCGCCTTCCATTTGGCAATTCCGCCATCAAGGATCGCGACTTCATGCGCGCCGAACATGGTCAGCATAAACCAGGCACGTGCCGAGGACTTCAATGGGCTGTCATCATAAAGAACGATGCGGCTGCCATCGCCAAGGCCGAGCGATTGCATGCGGCTGGCAAATTTTTCCGGGCGGGGCAGGGTGTTTTCAACCGGAGCATTGCTATCGACCAACTCGCCAAGGTCCATAAACACCGCACCGGGGATATGGCCCGCTTCATATTCTGCCGCTGCATTGCGTCCGCTGTCCGGCAGGAATTTTGTGGCATCGACGATACGCAGATCAGTAGCGCCAAGCTCTTCGGCGAGCCATTCGGTGGATACGAGCAAGTCCATGATGTTCCCCATAATATTTTCGCGATGTGTCATGACTCATCGCTTCTTAAGCCGAGATGAAATATCTGCCTTTGATCACTAATGAGTCGAAACCGGGCCGTCGAGCAAGAAATGGATCATAGTGAAAGAACCGGATCGGCGTTGCATTTATGATGCAATTGGCGTGAACAGGCGGCCCTATTCCAACCTTTGCAGAAACCGCTGCGCCTGATCGCGCAGGGTCTGTTTCTCCACATCATCTTTTCGCGCCCAGTTGCGATAGGGCATGGCAAGACGGTTATTGCCTTTGAGTATCTCTTCATTGCGCGCCAGAAAATCCCAGTAGAGCGCATTGAAAGGGCAGGCTTTTTCGCCTGTCTTGGTTTTTACATCATAGCGGCAGTGCTGGCAGTAATCCGACATTTTGTGAATGTAATTGCCGCTCGCCGCATAGGGTTTGCTCGTCAGCAATCCGCCATCGGCATATTGGCTCATACCCAGCGTATTGGGCAGTTCGACCCACTCATAGGCATCGGCATAAACCTCCAGATACCAGCGATGCACTTGCTCAGGATCAACGCCTGCCAGCATGGCGAAGTTGCCGGTGATCATCAGCCGCTGAATGTGGTGCGCATAGGCGTGGTCGAGCGTCTGGCCGATGGCTTGTGACAGGCACTGCATATCAGTGTCGCCAGTGTAGTAGAAGCTCGGCAAGTCGCGGCTCGCGTTGAGATGGTTGCGCGTGACATAATCCGGTCCCTCGCGCCAATAGATACCCCGCACATATTCGCGCCAGCCGATGATCTGGCGGATGAAGCCTTCAGCCGCATTTAACGGCACTTTGCCCTGATGATAGCGCTGCTCAACCTCATGGCAGAGCTGTACCGGATCAAGCAGGCCGATGTTAATATAGGGCGAGAGAAGCGAGTGCCAGAGAAATGGCTCGTGGGTCAGCATCGCATCCTGATAATTGCCAAATTGCGGCAGCGCATGATCGAGGAAATTGCGTTGTTGCCGCATCGCCTCTTCCTGCGTGACGGCAAAGTGGAAATGGTCGAGACTGCCCGGATGATCGGCGAAGCGCGTCGCCACCATATCCAGCACTTCGCGGGTGATGGCATCCGGTTGAAACCGGATCGGTTGCGGCATCATCAAATCGCCGCCTGGAGCCGGTTTGCGATTCTCCGCGTCATAATTCCACTTGCCGCCCTCGGGCTGGCCATTGTCATCGAGCAATAGGCCGGTCTTTCGCCGCATCTCGCGATAGAAAAACTCCATACGCAATTGCTTCTTACCCTCGGCCCAGTCGTCAAACTCCTGATGCGTCGCAAGGAAACGGTCATCGGGGCAGATGGTGACGGGCAGACCGAACTGATCCTGCCAGTTGTCCATCATCTCACGCACCCGCCATTCGCCCGGTTCGGTTACACGGATGGTATTCGGTTTATGGCGCTCAATCGCGCGCGTGACTTCACCGGAGAAGCTGCCGCGATTATCGGGATCGTCGAGCGTCACGTAATCCAAGTTCCAGCCGCGTTCGCGCAAAGCCTCAGCATGATGCCGCATCGCGGAGAGGATGAAAGCGATCTTCGCCTTGTGGTGTTTGACGTAATGAGTCTCGTCACTGACTTCCATCATCAGGATGATGCTGGATTGCAGGTCCGCATCTTTCAGGCTGGAAAGGCCATGACTGAGTTGATCGCCGAGCACCGGGATAAGCACTTTATCGGTCATGTAGAGCCTAACGCACTAAGGACAAAAGGGCTCCATTGTGTCAAAGGATACTCCGTTCAAGGATGACAGCCTTTGAACCGCGCGCTAAAGGCTCTGCATCATGACCGACAGCCAAAAACCGCAATTTCTCGGCAAGGAAACGCCGCTGCCCGCTTCACCCGATGAGGCGGTGCTGGATTATGTCCCCAACCCGCGCCGTGAGCGGCCTTATATGGTGCGCTTTACCGCGCCGGAATTTACCTCGCTCTGCCCGGTCACGGCGCAACCCGATTTTGCCCATCTGGTGATCGACTATGTGCCCGATGAGACCATCGTTGAGTCGAAATCGCTCAAGCTGTTTCTCGGCAGCTTCCGCAATCATCAGGGCTTTCATGAAGACTGCACCGTCGGCATAGGCGAGCGGCTGACACGTGAAATGCAGCCGCATTGGCTGCGCATTGGCGGCTATTGGTATCCGCGTGGCGGTATTCCTATCGATGTATTCTGGCAGTCGGGGCCAGAGCCAGAGGGTATCTGGCTACCTCCTCAGGATGTGCCGGGATATCGCGGCAGAGGCTAATTGCTGGGGCAGGCTAAGTCCCATTGCTTCTGTGCCCGGACCTTAAACCCCGAGTCTCTAAACATTTCCTTCTTTATATTGATCCCCATTTGTTCTGGTGTTAAGAAACAGTCAACCATAGGT
The sequence above is drawn from the Parasphingorhabdus sp. SCSIO 66989 genome and encodes:
- the sseA gene encoding 3-mercaptopyruvate sulfurtransferase, which codes for MDLLVSTEWLAEELGATDLRIVDATKFLPDSGRNAAAEYEAGHIPGAVFMDLGELVDSNAPVENTLPRPEKFASRMQSLGLGDGSRIVLYDDSPLKSSARAWFMLTMFGAHEVAILDGGIAKWKAEGRALENGKQQLRHRHFTVWQDDKNLRDKAAMLANLHSKDEQVVDARPPARFSGAEEDPRPGIASGHIPGSVNVPHMALFNSDGTWKTDDALRAAFADAGVDLDKPIVTTCGSGMTASVLAFGATLLGKNDVALYDGSWAEWGADADTPKATG
- the queF gene encoding preQ(1) synthase, which codes for MTDSQKPQFLGKETPLPASPDEAVLDYVPNPRRERPYMVRFTAPEFTSLCPVTAQPDFAHLVIDYVPDETIVESKSLKLFLGSFRNHQGFHEDCTVGIGERLTREMQPHWLRIGGYWYPRGGIPIDVFWQSGPEPEGIWLPPQDVPGYRGRG
- a CDS encoding cryptochrome/photolyase family protein, encoding MTDKVLIPVLGDQLSHGLSSLKDADLQSSIILMMEVSDETHYVKHHKAKIAFILSAMRHHAEALRERGWNLDYVTLDDPDNRGSFSGEVTRAIERHKPNTIRVTEPGEWRVREMMDNWQDQFGLPVTICPDDRFLATHQEFDDWAEGKKQLRMEFFYREMRRKTGLLLDDNGQPEGGKWNYDAENRKPAPGGDLMMPQPIRFQPDAITREVLDMVATRFADHPGSLDHFHFAVTQEEAMRQQRNFLDHALPQFGNYQDAMLTHEPFLWHSLLSPYINIGLLDPVQLCHEVEQRYHQGKVPLNAAEGFIRQIIGWREYVRGIYWREGPDYVTRNHLNASRDLPSFYYTGDTDMQCLSQAIGQTLDHAYAHHIQRLMITGNFAMLAGVDPEQVHRWYLEVYADAYEWVELPNTLGMSQYADGGLLTSKPYAASGNYIHKMSDYCQHCRYDVKTKTGEKACPFNALYWDFLARNEEILKGNNRLAMPYRNWARKDDVEKQTLRDQAQRFLQRLE